The genomic stretch TTCGGCGAGGACAACGCGCACAGCAGCTCCATCTTCATCACGGTCGGTCCGCCCGGGGGGCTGTCGATCTCCAGAACCCCGTCAAAGGATGCCAGCCGCCGTCGGATGCCCTCCAGGCCGCTCCCGGCCGAGGTGTCGGCGCCGCCGTGGCCGTCGTCGGTGACGCGGGCGTGCAGGGTGCCCTCCTCGTACCAGGCGAGGATCTCCACGCGCTGGGCCTCGGCGTGTTTGAGGGCGTTGGTCAGCAGCTCCGACACCGCGAAGTAGACGGCGGACTCGACCGGGTCGGGCGGCCTGCCGGGCAGGTCCGCCACCACCGTGACGTGCAAGGGGCTGGCCAGGCCCAGGGCGCGCAGGGCGTCGGCCAGGCCCCGTTCGGCGAGGACCGGCGGGTGGATGCCGCGGACCAGGTCGCGCAGTTCGCTCAGGGCCTGCACGGAGGAGGTGCGGGCCTGCCGCAGCAGCCGCCGCGCCTCCTCGGGGTCCTGGGTCATCTTCCGGTCGACGGCGCCGAGTTGGAGGCCGAGGCTGACCAGCCGGGCCTGCGCCCCGTCGTGCAGGTCGCGTTCGATACGCCGCAGTTCGGCGGCCTGGATGTCGAGGGCGCCGGAGCGGGTCTCCGACAGGTGCTGCACCCGGGAGGCCAGCTGGGACTGCCGGGTCGGGCCGAGCAGGAACCGGACGAAGCAGGCGTACCCCTTGAGCACCAGCGGGCCGAGGAACACCCAGCCGGTGAGCACGACGAGCGCCAGCAGTCCCGCGGCGAACGCGGCCGGCCAGCTGTCGACCGTGACGAAGGCGTACCAGCGGCCCTGTCCGCCGTCCGCGATGGGCTGCCACAGACCGCAGGCCAGGAACAGTCCCTCCCCCGCGTAGTAAAGCAGCCCGGCCGGCACGAAACCGGCCAGGCCGACGACGCAGTTGAGCAGCAGCCACAGCAGATCCCGCCAGGTCGCGGGGTCGGTCAGGATCCACTTGCAGCGGCGCATCCAGCCGACGATGTCCTTCTCGATCTCCTCCGGCTCGGGCCGGTAGGGCCGCTCCACCGGGATGCCGGAGTGCGCGGCCGCACGCCGGTTGAGGTTGGCCAGCCAGCGCACCGCGCGCGTGCAGTAGGGCAGCGCGAGGAAACCGATGCCGATCACGGCGATGATGATGAAGTAGGCGGTGGTGACGAAGAGGACGATCGACAGCAGGGCTCCGGCGGCGATCGCCACACCGACCAGGGTGTCCAGGGCGGCGCGGCCCAGCAGGCCGCGCCACGTGACCGGCACAGTCTTCATGCCTTCATGTTCCCATCCCGCGGCACCGGTCATGGCGGGGCCGCCCCCGCCCGGGGGGAGCGGGGACGGCCCGGTCAGGGGGTGGCTCACGCGGCCTTCACCGTGTCCACGGCGGGACTGCGCATACCGCGCCAGGAGGGCATCAGCGTGGCGCCGAACACCAGCAGCAGCGACCCGCCGACGATCGCCAGGTAGATGCCGATGGATCCGGAGGGCAGATACGAGTCGCTCTTGACGAGGCTGTAGGGGACGATCGTCGTCGCCGAGGCGATGGTGCCGAGGACGGTGGCGATGACGCCGATCAGCACACCCTCGACGGTCAGCATGGCGATCACCTGGGCGCGGGTGGCGCCGGTGAGCCGCTGGAGGCCGAACTCCGCGCTCCGTTTCCGGGTGACCGACACCAGGGTGTTGACCACGGTGATGGCGGCGTACCCCACGATCATGGCGACGATCGTGTAGTTGGCGGACACCAGGATCTGCTGGATCTGGTTGTTCCGGCCGGCCAGCGAGGAGCTGACGTCCAGTTCGGTGCCGGGCACCCGGGCGGCCAGCGCGGCGAGTCGGTCGTGGGCCTCGGCACCGCTGCCGGGCGCGGTGCGGACCAGGATCTGGTGCGGCAGTCCGTCGCCGGTGTGCGGGGCGAGGGCGGCGGCGGGCAGCGTCAGGTACTGCTGCTTGGGGTTGTCGGTGTAGAGGGCCACGACGGTGGGGTGTACGGCGGTGCCGTCGCCGAGGTGCATCGGCAGCCGGTCGCCGACCTTGACGCCGTACTCGCGGGCCTTCTTGTCGGACAGGGCCACGGTGTCGCCCCGCAGGTCGGTGAGCGATCCGGCTACGACGGGCAGGTCGAGGCTCTGGCGCACGCCCTCGGCGGAGACTCCGCGCAGGTCGGCGTCGGCCAGGCCGCCCGGCCGGTCCACGAAGCCGCGGCTGATGACGAGTTCGG from Streptomyces roseochromogenus subsp. oscitans DS 12.976 encodes the following:
- a CDS encoding sensor histidine kinase, encoding MKTVPVTWRGLLGRAALDTLVGVAIAAGALLSIVLFVTTAYFIIIAVIGIGFLALPYCTRAVRWLANLNRRAAAHSGIPVERPYRPEPEEIEKDIVGWMRRCKWILTDPATWRDLLWLLLNCVVGLAGFVPAGLLYYAGEGLFLACGLWQPIADGGQGRWYAFVTVDSWPAAFAAGLLALVVLTGWVFLGPLVLKGYACFVRFLLGPTRQSQLASRVQHLSETRSGALDIQAAELRRIERDLHDGAQARLVSLGLQLGAVDRKMTQDPEEARRLLRQARTSSVQALSELRDLVRGIHPPVLAERGLADALRALGLASPLHVTVVADLPGRPPDPVESAVYFAVSELLTNALKHAEAQRVEILAWYEEGTLHARVTDDGHGGADTSAGSGLEGIRRRLASFDGVLEIDSPPGGPTVMKMELLCALSSPKTSSS